ACTATTTATGCCAAGATATGGGGCTTAGGTAGGGTGTTCACTCAACATAATAAAGTTTCTACTGATGAAAACTGAAAAGGTCCCCTgttatttttatgataatatatgatgtcttaattttttttgtcatgctGAAAAAGAAGCCAACTTTTCCAGTTATCTATGTAGTGAAATGCTTGGAAATTTTTTAACAGGCCTGAAGAAATTTACCACGTCACTGTTATGCCTTGTTATGATAAAAAGCTTGAGGCTGCTAGGGATGACTTTGTTTTCCAACCGGAGTCCCATGATGAAGGGAGTGGGAATGAAGATAACATGATGACAGAGGTCGATTCGGTACTCACAACAGGAGAAGTTTTGGAATTGATTCAGGTTAGTATTCTCCATGCATCTCATCAGTTTTGTGAATTCATTCACTTCTATCTAATGGTTTGTGAATAATTTTCTGCTCTGTTTTTATTTTGCAGTTAAAAGAAGTTGATTTTCAAAGCTTAGAAGAATCTCCTTTGGATAGACCGTAAGAAACTAAAAACTGCCtctatcttttagtttcttgtgtttgtGAAATAGTTTAGATCTGATGCACTTTCATGCAGGTTGACAAATATTAATGAAGAAGGTTACCTTTATGGGGTCCGTGGAAGCTCTGGGGGTTATGCAGAAACAATTTTCCGATATGCCGCTAGAACTTTTTTTGGAAGACAGATTGATGGCCCTCTGAACTTTAGAAATATACGGAATTCAGATTTTCAGGAAGTTACACTTGAGGCAAGTTTTCTTGTGAAAATATTTATATAGCTTTTTTTGTTATGCTCGAGTATATGAAGGTTGTCAAAGTATTTAAGATATTGCATATTCATGCATAATAACAATTTATGGAATATATAGTGATATAAATTGTTTTCTAATGTCTATATAGGTGGAGGGGAAAACAGTGTTGAGATTTGCTCTCTGTTATGGTTTCCGGAACCTGCAAAATGTTGTCAGAAAAGTTAAAACTGGTAAATGTGACTATCATTTCCTGGAGATCATGGCATGCCCTTCAGGTATTGCATTTTTCCTTTCCATCTCAAATGTTTTTTGATGGAGCCTTTTATTTATATGCTGATTTAACATGCTACTGATTTTAAGCAGGTTGCTTGAATGGCGGAGGTCAAATTAAACCAAAGAAAGGGCAATCTCCCAAAGAATTGAGCCAGTTGTTGGAAACTATTTACATAGAAAATGTAATAACTGTTGCAAACTTGCCGTTAGTTTTCATGAATGATATAATTGTGGGGCATTGTAATTTAAGTTTTTTCTGCATTTTTCTCCTTACAACATTTCTGAATCAGTGAATGACTACATTTCTGTATATGCTAGGTTCGTGTAGCAGAACCATTCGATAACCCCATCGTAAGAGGCTTATATGACAAGTGGCTTGAGCAGCCTGGCTCCGATAAAGCCAAGAGACACCTTTACACGCAGTACCATCCCGTCGAGAAAAGCATTACCTCTCAATTGCATAATTGGTGAGAAAATTTCAGAAGTGAAGTTTGAACAGAAATGGGGTTGAAAGGATCAGAACCTTTTTCCCAGTAATTTTCTTCAATTAATCTTGTGGTATCAGAAGGGTTAATGGGTCATCATCATCCAATTTTGGTAGTGGGCAGTTTTTTTTCCTTATGTATATATAGTTTACACCCTCCATATTTATACCAACCCCAGTCAGCACCAGTGAGTTTTGTATTGTATACCCTTCATCTCAAGTCTTAACCCAATTAGATTTCAAATCTAAAAATCACTCAGATATCTGTTTAGTTTTTTTCCCTTGGAGCCACTATTATTTGTGGGATTCAGGTTTGTCAATAATTTCAATGTGTAGATAACTAAACAGTAAACATACTGTTTTGTGTGTTGTTCCAACTTCCAACAGATCTCCCGGTTCATTCCATGTACTAACTTCTAATGACAGTTGAGTTTAGTAAGGAAGCAAGTAAATCTTGACTATAGAGTCGAATAAGAGGCTATGGGGTTATGTGTTACTCTTTGCTGTAAGCTTCTTTAATTGATACTAGTATTTTTATCAGAAATAATATTATgggaatatatattttttgaaattacgGTTCATTTTGTTCTGATAGTATAGATTATGCATGatacaaaagatttataaaattaaattatttttacataaaaaatgtTTTAGGTTGACAAAAGTTTCTAACTAAACAGACTaatgtatttataaataaaaaattaaataataaaatttttaattattatttttatatgaaaagtctaatttttttattaataattaattttaacatttgttatttaaaatttaaaacaatttaatgtgtatatttttatatttaattaggtgTTAAGTCTGTTacacaaatagaaataattaatttttatacttgttatttaaaaataatatttttctctctatatatataaatataattagatattagtataaaaaaattatacggatagttataaaattaattcaaaattattttttttaaaacaattaaatcttgattctaacttttaattataacattagtattctctccaaattatatgtaataaattttgtcaaattattaatataaaatataaattttatatagagtaaaaatagtagagagaaataaaaaaatagaaaaaaaatagatgagagaatttaagaaaggagtttattaattttgaaaaaatcgTTCGGTTTTTTAGCAATTTTTGGTTTTAAAGCCGAGATACTAAACGACGTTTtggctttaaaaaaaaaagagagaaaacgaGTAAAAATGGAACGAAGCCCTAATCAGTTTCCCCTCTCCAGATTCCAGAAATCAGATCACCATTCACCCAAGCTCCAGAAATCACCAGCACCCAGCCACCCACAGCCATCAGTGAAGCCCACCGCCATCGCCATCGCCTCTGCATCCCGCCGCCACCGTAGCCCCACCGCGTCGCATATCGCCGAGCTCCCCTTCTGTGTGTTCGCCGATGTCGCGTCCTCTGTCGTCGCCGTTGCTCGCCTTTCATGTTATCCTCCCCGTAAGCGTAAACGGTAAACCCATctcctctcctctcttctctgaAGACTGAAAGTGAACCATAGAAGCCACCGCAGCGACAGTTTTGAGCACTGCAGCCCCACAGCCCCACCGCATCTCTGTAATTGCCGACCTCGCCTTCTCTGTGTTCGGCTATTCGCCGGTGTCGCGTCCTCCATCGCTCGCGTTCCTCCTCGCCGACCTCGCCTTCTCTGTGTTAATCGGTAAGCACTGATTAGCCATCTCCTCGGCGTCTGCTTgctggtttagtgtttaggcaTTTAGCACTTGATTAATTGGATTTTCTGAGATTATTGTCTGCTGATTTatcatttatttgttatttctgaTTTTCTGTGTGTTGAATAGTGATTTGGTTTGGGGGGAGATATGGCTTCTGGGGCCATTGTGTTGAACcttaattattcttaattttagtGTTTTAGCTGTCCAAATTGGTTGTTGGTGTTGTTGTCAGTCTGTATTCTGGTTCATTTCATTCACTTATCCATGTTTTGTGGTATTTCCCTTTCATCTCCAACACAGACCTGTTTCTATTACTCAATTTCACCATTtggtgtctttttctttttccttgtcattgtttcttttctttgcatATCTCGTTTCGtgctttgattcaatttacCTTTTATTGCAACATCAATCATTACATACAtcagaaataacaaataaatggTAATTATGATTTTTGATAAGATACCTTTGATTAGTTGAAAACTTGTTTGTTAATGTTTCTTGTGATAGTAGAACATTATATGTTTGTTATTATTTGCGTTTTGGTTGTTTTTCGTTATAAACTTCAATGTTTGAAGTCATTTGTGAACTTCTAATATTAAATTGTGGATAATTTATGGTATGAAAttgtgaaattttgaattttattaaggtagaaattattaaatttatatattcaaaattatatataaattttttaataattttatttaatatttaattaaaccagtTGAACCCTGGTCGaaccaataaattattaaaccAATGATTTTATCGGTTTATTGACCGGTCCGATTTTTACAAACCATTGAACTATTGAATCAGTGACCTTATCGATttattgaccggtccggttctcgcaaccttgctCTCATGATGACATCTTCACATAAAAATAGTATTGTAGACCATTAGATGAATTGATATATTTGACTAAATATGTTTAATTAACCATCTAAGAATTCTCAATATCATATTCATATGAAGATGTCATTACGtgagtatttttctattttttattctttgttatttttttttatagtaagACTAATTTTTACACTCTCAAACTTACTACTTAAtaaatttcttgcataaaacttccttgaaattttgaaatcagACAGAAAATTTGAAACAAGACCTTGTTTGCCAGCATCATTCGCTAACTCATCCGGATTTAGATACCCACAAATTATATGCCATATCATTTACAAATTGTGCACATTAATAACATTCACCACACAATTTggttttcttacttttcttctttcctttgattaagaatttttttccctctaaaagacctttaatttattaataatctgGCAAAATCAAGGTTTtgagaaccggaccggtcatcgaaccatatcatcaaccaaatccatatgatcttatcaaaatacaaactcaaaaattaaatagtaaaaaaacatatctaaatattatatCCCAACATCATAatttatcaatcatcaaaatccgCAAGAACTTGTTGTAAATTTGCTTCGgtggattaggattaggattgcaGCATCATTCGAAATAGGAGGATTGACAGACAAGTTATTATTCACGGATGCATTATTATCAGTAGTTGCTTCTTGATTAATACTATTATCCATAActgaaattaataaaagttttattaattaaaatgaaaccAACATTCAGCAACAAACAAAGCCAGCAAAACCAACAATAATTAAGAGCCAGCAACTACAAAACAAAGAAGTATCCATAACCAGATACGAAATTAAAGACCAGCCACAAcacattgaaaaataaaaaaattaccaacATGACCATATCTAAATTCTGCCACCAACATTCAGCAACAAACAAAGCCAGCAATAATTAGGAGCCAGCAACTACAAATCAAAGCAAAATCAGTAActacaaaacaaaaaagtatCCATAACCAGATACGAAATTAAAGACCAGTCACAACacattgaataaaaaattaccaATATGATCATATCTAAATTCTGCCACCAACATTCAGCAACAAACAAAGCCAGCAATAATTAGGAGCCAGCAACTAGAAATCAAAGCAAAACCAGCAACTACAAAACAAAGAAGTATCCATAACCATATACGAAATTAAAGACCAGCCACAAcacattgaaaaataaaaaaattaccaacATGACCATATCTAAATTCTGTCACCAACATTCAGCAACAAACAAAGCCAGCAATAATTAGGAGCCAGCAACTAGAAATCAAAACCAGCAACTAAAACAGAGAAATCACTTGTTAAACTCTGAATTGCTGGTTTTGCTTTGATTTGTAGTTGCTGGCTCCTAATTATTGCAGGTTTTGCTAGCTTTGTTTGTTGCTGAATGTTGGTGGCAGAATTTAGATATGGTCATgttggtaatttttttattttttaatgtgctGTGGCTGGTCTTTAATTTTGTATCTGGTTATGGATACTTCTTTGTTTTGTAGTTGCTGGTTTTGCTTTGATTTGTAGTTGCTGGCTCCTAATTATTGCTGGCTTTGTTTGTCGCTGAATGTTGGTGGCAGAATTTAGATATGGTCATgttggtaatttttttatttttcaatgtgTTGTGGCTGGTCTTTAATTTCGTATCTGGTTATGGATACTTCTTTGTTTTGTAGTTGCTGGTATTGCTTTGATTTGTAGTTGCTGGCTCTTAATTATTGCTGGTTTTGCTGACTTTGTTTGTTGCTGAATGTTGGTGGTAGAATTTAGATATGGTCATGttgataattttttgatttttcattgtGCTGTGGCTGGtccttaattttgttttaattaataaaacttttattaatttcagTTATGGATAATAGTATTAATCAAGAAGCAACTGCTGATAATAATGCATCTGTGAATAATAACTTGTCTGTCAATCCTCCTATTTCGAATGATGCTacaaatcctaatcctaatccacCGAAGCAAATTTATAAcaagttcttgcagattt
The genomic region above belongs to Arachis duranensis cultivar V14167 chromosome 3, aradu.V14167.gnm2.J7QH, whole genome shotgun sequence and contains:
- the LOC107477283 gene encoding protein NAR1 isoform X2; translation: MSEKFSAALRIGDLNDFIAPSQACIVSLKGLKANANKPDSEVLVGRNKQVQSEPVKISLKDCLACSGCVTSAETVMLEKQSLDEFLSNINKGKAVIMSVSPQSRASLAAHFGISPLQVFKKLTRFFKSLGVKAIFDTSCSRDLTLIESCMEFMSRYKQSQLSDDEKNKSSLPMIASACPGWICYAEKQLGSFVLPNISKVKSPQQTIGAIIKHYLCQDMGLRPEEIYHVTVMPCYDKKLEAARDDFVFQPESHDEGSGNEDNMMTEVDSVLTTGEVLELIQLKEVDFQSLEESPLDRPLTNINEEGYLYGVRGSSGGYAETIFRYAARTFFGRQIDGPLNFRNIRNSDFQEVTLEVEGKTVLRFALCYGFRNLQNVVRKVKTGKCDYHFLEIMACPSGCLNGGGQIKPKKGQSPKELSQLLETIYIENVRVAEPFDNPIVRGLYDKWLEQPGSDKAKRHLYTQYHPVEKSITSQLHNW
- the LOC107477283 gene encoding protein NAR1 isoform X1 — protein: MSEKFSAALRIGDLNDFIAPSQACIVSLKGLKANANKPDSEVLVGRNKQVQSEPVKISLKDCLACSGCVTSAETVMLEKQSLDEFLSNINKGKAVIMSVSPQSRASLAAHFGISPLQVFKKLTRFFKSLGVKAIFDTSCSRDLTLIESCMEFMSRYKQSQLSDDEKNKSSLPMIASACPGWICYAEKQLGSFVLPNISKVKSPQQTIGAIIKHYLCQDMGLRPEEIYHVTVMPCYDKKLEAARDDFVFQPESHDEGSGNEDNMMTEVDSVLTTGEVLELIQLKEVDFQSLEESPLDRPLTNINEEGYLYGVRGSSGGYAETIFRYAARTFFGRQIDGPLNFRNIRNSDFQEVTLEVEGKTVLRFALCYGFRNLQNVVRKVKTGKCDYHFLEIMACPSAGCLNGGGQIKPKKGQSPKELSQLLETIYIENVRVAEPFDNPIVRGLYDKWLEQPGSDKAKRHLYTQYHPVEKSITSQLHNW